CCATTGGTGAATACAGAGCTATATTTTTTCAAGGCTGCAGGAAGGCTTGCTGCACTGTTGTACACTTTTGAAACCTGCATAAGTGATTTTTTTGCATTGAACAGATCTACTGTTCCAATAGTATTATCAGCAACTGCAAGTTTTTTCTGTGCAAATAAGGTTGCAGATGACAGTATTAAAAAAGAATAGAGTAATTTTTTCATAATCGGAATATATAACTGTTAAAAACGTGATAAATATAGTTATTTTTTATAAAATGTGAATCAGATCTTGGGATGTTTTAGGTTTTATTTATAAATAAGAGCTTTTGTATTAATTATAGGTCTGTATTTTCTTCATTTTTATCTTTTTTGTCAACCATGTTCCTGATGATATTCTTAAGACGTTGAAAGGTAAATGAACTTAGTAACAATATTACTCCCAATGCAATAAATGCGCTGATTCTTGAAATATTATCCATTTGCCATACATCATATCCGTAAAGTTTTAGAACCATAATACCTACAAGCACAAATCCTATCTTGCTATACTCCTGGATATCTTTTTTAAGTCCGATATAAATAAATAGACTGGATAGAATGGTCCAAATGATTGGCAAATAGACAATGTTGAAATGTTTCTTTGCTGCATAAGAGCTCATGACATCTTGAGAAACGGTTAAAACATAGGAGTGATGAAGTTCACAGCTTACCGAAGTAATGAATGCCAATGAAATGATCCAGTAGGAAATTTTGGATTTGTGAAACTCTGTGTTGGGAATGATTTTGAAAAGTACATAGATAAGAGGTATCCACTGAAGCAGATGTAGCAAATAAAAGCTTGGCTGAAGTCCCTTTGATAGGATGTCCTCAACCACTTCCGACGTGGGAGCAGAAATATTGATTATCATCAAGAAGCAAAGAATAATAAGCAGACCCGTTTGAATATCGTTGCTGATTCTCAGTTGTTTTCTCAGCATCAATAAGATGAAAATATAATAGATGGTGAATAATAGTCCTACATTACTAATAGGTCCCCATGGCATATCCTGCATATGGTAGGTGATTTCAAGAAGCAGTGCAATGTAAATTACTCCATAGCCAATGATAGCGGTAAGGTCTTCAAAAAAATTACTCTTTTCTGTTTCTTTCTCTTTCTCTGTATTTCTTAATAAGTATAAATTGATTACCGTTGAGGTGATAGTCACCAAGCTGGTTAAAAATACAGGATTAAATACAATGTTCAGGTTTTCTACATTGAAATATTCACTCCAGGTAGCGATTTGGGCAAAGATGACCAATGGGAAAAGGAGATGAAAACAGGTTTTGAAGATTTTGTGACCAGTTTTTTTCCAAATAAAAAGAAGCAGTGCGCTTTCTATGGCCCAAATACTTGTGATGAGGTGGGTCTTAAACTGTAGGGCAATGGCTATCGTAATCAGACTTACTGTTATTCCAGCAAAAACAGAAAAGGGAGTTCCTGTACTTTTTCTTGTATGTTCCCTAAAGAAAAGAACAGAATTCACTATTGCAAAAATAATAGGGAAGATAATAACAGGTTCATATTGTAATTGATCAAAGGTATAGTAAAGTCCTATAACACTTGAGCAATTAATCAAGACAAGCATTAAGATATCCAGAGTGGAAAGTTCCTTTTTTCTGAAATAGTCAAGCAAAGCAAAAACGTAGAAAATAATATAGCTGATTATGTAAAAAGTAACACTTAACAACTGTGGTTTTTCTTCAGTCCAATAAAAAAGATAAATTGTGGTGAAGACATAGGCGGTCCATCCCACACTTTTCCAATGTTTAAGGAAGGTTACCGCAAGCATTCCTATATTTAAAAGGGTAAGATAAATAAATAGGAAAGGGTAGTTGCTTTGTCCCGTGCTGATCATTAATGGTGCTGTAAAACCTCCAATCAATGAAATAATAATCAGTACCTCGCTTTTATAGTAATAGGATAAAATAATGGAAATAGCGGTAATCACTGAAGTGATCATGAAAGCTGTATTTTGGGAGAACAAATGATATTCCCTAAAAGCTATAGTGGCGGTAAAATATAAAATGGCAATTCCACCTCCCGTTATAATGGATGCAAATGTTTTATAATTTT
This genomic interval from Chryseobacterium joostei contains the following:
- a CDS encoding DUF2339 domain-containing protein: MNEYFAVILIVVIAIVFNNLNTKIRKLEKEISDLNSRVNKTTLQSVITPEVTPAEEIITSQQIHPQESPREDIRPHENKNLPPTEQKDWLNPVFEFLKQNILTIIGIFTLVLGIGYFVKYAIDKNWIGETARAGIGLCTGAGIILVGHFLRKNYKTFASIITGGGIAILYFTATIAFREYHLFSQNTAFMITSVITAISIILSYYYKSEVLIIISLIGGFTAPLMISTGQSNYPFLFIYLTLLNIGMLAVTFLKHWKSVGWTAYVFTTIYLFYWTEEKPQLLSVTFYIISYIIFYVFALLDYFRKKELSTLDILMLVLINCSSVIGLYYTFDQLQYEPVIIFPIIFAIVNSVLFFREHTRKSTGTPFSVFAGITVSLITIAIALQFKTHLITSIWAIESALLLFIWKKTGHKIFKTCFHLLFPLVIFAQIATWSEYFNVENLNIVFNPVFLTSLVTITSTVINLYLLRNTEKEKETEKSNFFEDLTAIIGYGVIYIALLLEITYHMQDMPWGPISNVGLLFTIYYIFILLMLRKQLRISNDIQTGLLIILCFLMIINISAPTSEVVEDILSKGLQPSFYLLHLLQWIPLIYVLFKIIPNTEFHKSKISYWIISLAFITSVSCELHHSYVLTVSQDVMSSYAAKKHFNIVYLPIIWTILSSLFIYIGLKKDIQEYSKIGFVLVGIMVLKLYGYDVWQMDNISRISAFIALGVILLLSSFTFQRLKNIIRNMVDKKDKNEENTDL